gctgtgtcgcattatcttattttccaccttatctaactcaTATTGTGGGTATATCCATCCGAGGATATGCCAccatcgcggcgagccgtcactcgaaggattaatgaagcaaaaggaaaagttaaacgcaactggcgttttctccgacTGCAACTCGTTCCACAAGCATACAGACAAGCTGACTAcaaactgaatccctttcctgttccttggatcagtctaaacaaagaaggttgaactaacaaagcaacatCGATGCACGTGAttgttgaatagatggtgacaattggacttcacaccccaggagatgccgataactaccgccatccaaaaggagtgaaaaaaattgacgaccATTCCAGATCTGTGAAGGTGGTGTGGCAGCGAGacctgacgacagtcaaagctctcaaacgaaaagcaaagtgcttcacctccgctgcgggtcggcccgacggtagtgcaatgctgggccgacccgcggcggaggtgaagcaggcattaagcactctccatacatgggccgatctcgaagatagtgcaataccgggcccacctgcagcggaagtgaagcaggcgttgagtgCTCcacatacgtgggtccatccaaAGGTATTGCTATGCCAGGCCAACCcactgcggaggtgaagcaggcgttaagcactcccccatATGTGGGCCCATCCTGAAGATGTTCAAGGGTACGTTACAGGTGCCCGAGttcacaggggtatgtgccattgaggtTGCACCCTTTcttgcactatcaccaggatcggcccacacgATTTTTTCTGTGGACGGATGGCGAAAAGACTATGTAAGGTTAGTCATATGCAGCTCtcggcagcaaaatgttgaccgccgaataggtTGATTTGTCagcactttaggaatgtgtgtgaggagtggtggcgtggggaGGGGTATGCTGCTTAATCTGAGGGGGTGGGGTCGCCCTCCCCCCCGCCCTCCCCCCGGGCCCCCCtacccctgggtacgtgcctgctatgAAGACAATAATCTTAAGAGTCAAAACTTGTGAACATTACTTGCACTGATAACGACCCATACAACGcacttaaagaaaataaaaaaaaggaaccaaGAAAAACACAGTAAAGTCTACAaatatttaaaattaaattatcgggttttacgtgccaaaaccacttcagtagtggactccggaaatttcgactacctgggggttctttaacgtgcacctagatcaaAGTAcacacacgggtgctttcgcatttcacctcccatcgaaatgcggccgccacggcggagattcgatcccgcgaccttgtgctcagcagccgaacaccatagccaccgagcaaccacggcgggtttctacAAATGCAGTTAAGCTTAGGCAGCATATGCTAGTATAGTCGCTTTACTTATGCCATGATAATTTTGAAGGCTCATAAGCGAAAAGACGACAAAACCTGAAGAAACATCGCCTGTACGTACTCCATAGGCATATGTCGATGGGGAAGTATTTCGCAACTGCCAAACTAAACAATAAATGGGAGCGTTAGGCACTGGTCCTCTTTCAACAGAATTCCATTGAACCACACATGCTAGTTCTGCGTTCGGACTTGAGCAATTCATGTTTACATATTTCGTCGACGCGTATCAGTTGATGTTGTCATTTTGAGCATGGCATACATATCCACAAGGGGAATCGGCTACACAATATAGAAATTAAATtaggcaaataaataaaaaataatataaaCTAAATGAGCACGGCTTGCACAAAATGGCACACGAAACTCACTGCTCAATACTTCGTCGTCATCGCCAGCGAATCTTCGACAGAAATCGTCGAACTGCGCGGTCACGGACATCTTTGGTATGTCCTTGTGGTTCATCGTGGATACGAGATTCTGGTAAGGAGCAAAAAATGCGAAGACATAAGTTGTTTCGGCTGTTGACACGGGAGGCTGTGACACCGGGACATGTGACAGCTTGGGACATGCGGCATGCACCATGGAAGTTTCCGTTTTAGCGCCGAACGCAGAGAGAGACTTACCTAAAATGCAAAATTGAGAAGTTAATCCGAAATTCGGTAGGCGAATACAGCGTATGCAGTACCTAAATCGCAACTTTCACTCGCTTAAGCGTGCTGAAGAGGTTGCGGCATGTCCATAGAAATGCCTCCTGTCCATACCAGCAGGAGTCCAGACAAGCACATGTGGAGGCGATGCTGGCGACACAATGGACACTTATGTGGACACCCACCGCACCGACTCCACAACCTCTTATATTTATCTATAGTACGGCTATGAGCATTGCCTACAACGGCTTACACTTATGTAAAACAGCTCCCGTGCGGACGGTACTCCGCAAATATGTAAATTACTTATCACAACGTTTGACAAGCACGTGGTCTTCAAAACACGAGAACGAAACCGAAAGTAGGTAGGTGGGTGGTAGGTGCGTGAAGAGACAGATTCAAAATGGCCGCCTTCACGGTGACCCGTGTTCTGTTGCCGGCGACAAAAATACGCTCAAATTATTTAACAGCAGTGTTAAAACTATCACGGCGATTGCGTTCTGCTCAGGTGGACTTCAGCGATGCGTCGAAACCACGGGCAGCGCTGACGGAAGAATACGTGAAGGCTCACTATGAAGGTTCTGACAAAGATACACTCGCcgaggtgacccaaagcatgaCCGTCTACGACGATTTTGTGACGCCCGAAGAAGAGACCACTCTGATCGCCGAAATCGAGCCGCAGTACAAGAGGTTGCGGTACGAAAGCAGCCACTGGGACGACGTTAGTGGCCGGAAAGTCACAGCTTTCCtccgttttatttcttttctagcGGAGCGATGACATTCGGCGCTACTAGACGTTCAGTTTGCTCATGGGATTGTTTCCAGCGTGTTTAAATTACTGACAGTCTGCTCTGGAAACGATCCTATAGCTTTTTACGCAGGAAAGGTGCTCGGATAGTGGGAGCTGCCCCGAAACTATTGGCAGGATGGGCCGTTCGTTCTCCAAGAAATAGGTGGTGACTGGGCCATTTATTCGCTCAGTATTGCCTTACTGCAGAACGTCCTGTTACAAGAAAACACTGCTCATAACTAGACGTTACGTATATAGCGCTGTAGTTTCTACCGTGATAGATTTCGCACGCCCTTGTTTTCGCATGACCAGCAGAGTACCAGCTTCAGAGCTAAGCGTTGCGCATGCAAATACATGTTTGCCGTGACATAAGATATTCGGTGTTGTTCGTTTATGACGTCCCTCGTTATTATTTGCAGGCTATTCACGGTTACCGGGAGATCGAGCGGAACACATGGTCCCCTGCGTGTGAAGCCATATTGGGGCGAATCAGAGCGCTTGCCTTCACTCCCGAAGTGAACCAGATACAGCACGTTCACTGTCTCGACCTCCTCGAAGACGGCCACATCAAACCACACGTGGACAGTGTTCGGGTGAGGCGTTTTGTGGTTGTTTACATTCGTCACGGCAGTTTTCTAGGTTTCTGAGCAAGTAAGATATTGGGGGGCATTGAAGAAACAGAAGGAGCACCTTTACTTTTTCTGGCTATCAACAGAGCCTCTAGTCTCCTGTAATGTTTAACGTGTGTTGTTTAATGTTTTTGGCCAAATATGAAAAATAATTCACGAGCATCAAATTTTGGGATACAGGGGGACAGACTCAGCTATGAAATGAAATGTGATGTTCCGTGTGTGCCGTCTGCTGGACCGCATATTTGCAGACTGCGCAG
This genomic window from Dermacentor albipictus isolate Rhodes 1998 colony chromosome 9, USDA_Dalb.pri_finalv2, whole genome shotgun sequence contains:
- the LOC135896534 gene encoding alpha-ketoglutarate-dependent dioxygenase alkB homolog 7, mitochondrial isoform X1 translates to MAAFTVTRVLLPATKIRSNYLTAVLKLSRRLRSAQVDFSDASKPRAALTEEYVKAHYEGSDKDTLAEVTQSMTVYDDFVTPEEETTLIAEIEPQYKRLRYESSHWDDAIHGYREIERNTWSPACEAILGRIRALAFTPEVNQIQHVHCLDLLEDGHIKPHVDSVRFCGDTIAGLSLLSSSIMKLVHEKMPDKWVKILLRRRSLYIMRGTARYDYTHEILANQHSVFRSTPVHKSRRISVMCRNEPS
- the LOC135896534 gene encoding alpha-ketoglutarate-dependent dioxygenase alkB homolog 7, mitochondrial isoform X2, coding for MTVYDDFVTPEEETTLIAEIEPQYKRLRYESSHWDDAIHGYREIERNTWSPACEAILGRIRALAFTPEVNQIQHVHCLDLLEDGHIKPHVDSVRFCGDTIAGLSLLSSSIMKLVHEKMPDKWVKILLRRRSLYIMRGTARYDYTHEILANQHSVFRSTPVHKSRRISVMCRNEPS